The following proteins are co-located in the Pseudomonas antarctica genome:
- the queE gene encoding 7-carboxy-7-deazaguanine synthase QueE, with translation MQDTLRITEVFYSLQGETRTAGLPTVFVRLTGCPLRCQYCDSAYAFSGGTVRTLDDILEQVAGFKPRYVCVTGGEPLAQPNAIPLLKQLCDAGYEVSLETSGALDISAVDSRVSRVVDLKTPGSKEAHRNLYENIDLLTANDQVKFVICSRDDYDWAASKLIQYGLDRRAGEVLFSPSHHDLNARDLADWVVADNLPVRLQLQLHKYLWNDEPGR, from the coding sequence ATGCAAGACACATTACGTATTACCGAAGTTTTTTACTCGTTGCAGGGTGAAACGCGAACCGCTGGCCTGCCCACCGTATTTGTACGGCTGACCGGCTGCCCGTTGCGTTGCCAATACTGTGACAGCGCCTACGCTTTCAGTGGCGGCACTGTGCGCACTCTCGACGATATCCTTGAGCAGGTTGCCGGCTTCAAGCCGCGCTACGTCTGTGTGACCGGTGGCGAGCCTCTGGCCCAGCCCAATGCCATCCCGTTGCTCAAGCAACTGTGTGATGCCGGTTACGAAGTCTCGCTGGAGACCAGCGGTGCCCTGGACATCTCTGCTGTGGATTCGCGCGTAAGCCGAGTGGTCGATCTGAAGACGCCAGGCTCCAAGGAAGCGCACCGTAACCTTTACGAGAACATCGATCTGCTGACGGCCAACGATCAGGTCAAGTTCGTGATCTGTTCGCGTGACGATTATGACTGGGCGGCTTCCAAGCTGATCCAATACGGCCTCGACCGCCGTGCCGGCGAAGTGCTGTTCTCGCCGAGCCATCATGACCTGAACGCCCGCGACCTGGCCGACTGGGTCGTGGCGGACAACCTGCCGGTACGCCTGCAATTGCAGTTGCATAAATACCTGTGGAATGACGAGCCGGGGCGCTGA
- the ybgF gene encoding tol-pal system protein YbgF has translation MRTCRRALTVLALSLAPLAVWAAVPVEDSNSGYNNSGSSYPPAGYGTNGAYAGGAATSAPSAQGELFNQLQRMQDQLSQQQGTIEVLQNQVNQLKQEGLERYQDLDRRIGAGVTPAATPDNSSAGGAPSAAAGGAAAGAAAAGQAPAASSEPGDPAKEKLYYDAAFDLIKAKDFDKASQAFTAFLRKYPNSQYAGNAQYWLGEVNLAKGDLQAAGQAFAKVSQLYPKHAKVPDSLYKLADVERRLGHTDKVKGILQQVVAQYPGTSAAQLAQRDLQRL, from the coding sequence ATGCGAACGTGCCGTCGTGCTCTAACTGTATTGGCTCTCAGCCTCGCACCGCTTGCGGTGTGGGCTGCGGTTCCTGTGGAAGATAGCAACTCTGGCTATAACAATAGCGGGAGCAGTTATCCGCCAGCGGGTTATGGCACGAACGGCGCCTATGCTGGGGGGGCGGCTACGTCCGCCCCCTCGGCACAGGGCGAACTGTTCAACCAGCTGCAACGCATGCAGGATCAATTGTCGCAGCAACAAGGCACCATTGAAGTTCTGCAGAATCAAGTGAACCAGCTGAAGCAAGAAGGCCTGGAGCGTTACCAGGATCTTGATCGACGTATTGGAGCCGGCGTAACACCTGCCGCAACTCCTGATAATTCTTCTGCCGGTGGCGCGCCAAGCGCTGCCGCCGGTGGTGCCGCAGCAGGGGCAGCGGCTGCTGGCCAAGCCCCTGCCGCGAGCAGCGAACCGGGTGATCCGGCGAAGGAAAAACTGTATTACGACGCAGCCTTCGACCTGATCAAAGCCAAGGATTTCGATAAGGCCAGCCAGGCTTTTACCGCATTCCTGCGCAAATACCCGAACAGCCAATACGCGGGCAATGCCCAGTACTGGTTGGGTGAGGTGAACCTGGCAAAGGGTGATTTACAAGCGGCGGGCCAGGCATTTGCCAAGGTCAGCCAGCTGTACCCAAAGCACGCCAAGGTGCCTGACTCGCTGTACAAACTGGCTGACGTAGAACGCCGCCTGGGTCATACCGACAAGGTCAAAGGCATTCTGCAGCAAGTGGTTGCCCAATATCCGGGTACGTCTGCTGCCCAGTTGGCCCAGCGGGATCTGCAGCGCTTGTAA
- the pal gene encoding peptidoglycan-associated lipoprotein Pal: protein MEMLKFGKFAALALALSVAVGCSSKGGDNAGEGAAVDPNAGYGANTGAVDGSLSEEAALRAITTFYFEYDSSDLKPEAMRALDVHAKDLKANGARVVLEGNTDERGTREYNMALGERRAKAVQRYLVLQGVAPGQLELVSYGKERPVATGHDEQSWAQNRRVELRK from the coding sequence ATGGAAATGCTGAAGTTTGGTAAGTTTGCTGCTCTGGCTCTGGCTCTGTCCGTAGCCGTTGGTTGCTCGTCTAAAGGCGGCGACAATGCCGGTGAAGGCGCAGCTGTTGATCCAAACGCTGGTTACGGCGCTAACACTGGTGCAGTTGACGGCTCCCTGAGCGAAGAAGCTGCTCTGCGCGCTATCACCACTTTCTACTTCGAATACGACAGTTCGGACCTGAAGCCAGAAGCCATGCGCGCTCTGGACGTTCACGCGAAGGACCTGAAAGCTAACGGCGCTCGCGTTGTTCTGGAAGGTAACACCGACGAACGTGGTACTCGTGAGTACAACATGGCACTGGGCGAGCGTCGTGCGAAAGCCGTTCAGCGCTACCTGGTACTGCAAGGTGTTGCTCCGGGCCAACTGGAACTGGTTTCCTACGGTAAAGAGCGTCCAGTTGCTACTGGCCACGACGAGCAGTCCTGGGCTCAAAACCGTCGCGTCGAACTGCGTAAGTAA
- the tolB gene encoding Tol-Pal system beta propeller repeat protein TolB encodes MLVVICCMAGIAAADEKNILVTSGSDRATPIAVVPFGWQGGSVLPDDMAQIVSDDLRNSGYYAPIPKGNMISQPNQASEVVFRDWKAVGAQYLMVGNITPAGGRLQIQYTLFNVATEQQVLTGSVSGTAEQLRDMAHYISDQSFEKLTGIKGAFSTRLLYVTAERFSVDNTRYTLQRSDYDGARAVTLLQSREPILSPRFAPDGKRIAYVSFEQRRPRIFVQHIDTGRREQITNFEGLNGAPAWSPDGSRLAFVLSKDGNPDIYVMNMASRQISRVTSGPGINTEPFWGKDGSTIYFTSDRGGKPQIYKTSVGGGGAERVTFIGNYNANPKLSADEKTLVMIHRQDGFTNFRVAAQDLQRGTVKILTDTNLDESATVAPNGTMVIYATRQQGRGVLMLVSINGRVRLPLPTAQGEVREPSWSPYLN; translated from the coding sequence ATGCTTGTCGTTATTTGCTGTATGGCAGGGATAGCGGCGGCGGATGAAAAGAACATCCTGGTCACCAGCGGTAGTGATCGGGCCACCCCGATCGCGGTAGTACCGTTCGGCTGGCAGGGCGGCAGCGTGCTGCCGGACGACATGGCCCAGATCGTCAGCGACGACCTGCGCAACTCCGGCTACTACGCGCCGATTCCGAAAGGCAACATGATCAGCCAGCCGAACCAGGCCAGCGAAGTTGTGTTCCGTGACTGGAAGGCCGTTGGCGCCCAGTACCTGATGGTCGGCAACATCACGCCAGCCGGTGGTCGCCTGCAGATCCAGTACACGTTGTTCAACGTGGCTACCGAGCAGCAGGTCTTGACCGGCAGCGTATCGGGCACCGCCGAACAACTGCGGGACATGGCCCACTACATCTCGGACCAGTCGTTTGAAAAACTCACCGGTATCAAAGGTGCGTTCTCGACACGCCTGCTTTATGTAACGGCTGAGCGTTTCTCTGTAGACAACACTCGTTATACGTTGCAGCGCTCGGACTACGACGGTGCACGCGCCGTGACCTTGCTGCAGTCCCGTGAGCCAATCCTGTCGCCGCGCTTTGCGCCGGATGGCAAGCGTATTGCCTACGTGTCTTTCGAACAGCGCCGTCCGCGTATCTTCGTCCAGCACATCGATACTGGCCGTCGTGAGCAGATCACCAACTTCGAAGGCCTCAACGGCGCACCTGCATGGTCACCGGATGGTTCGCGCCTGGCATTCGTGCTGTCCAAGGATGGCAACCCGGATATCTACGTGATGAACATGGCTTCGCGCCAGATCAGCCGAGTTACCAGCGGCCCGGGCATCAACACCGAACCGTTCTGGGGTAAGGATGGTTCGACCATCTATTTCACCTCTGACCGTGGCGGCAAGCCTCAAATCTACAAAACAAGCGTAGGTGGCGGTGGCGCAGAACGCGTGACCTTTATTGGTAACTACAATGCCAACCCTAAGCTTTCGGCTGATGAAAAGACGTTGGTGATGATTCACCGTCAGGATGGTTTCACTAATTTCCGGGTTGCGGCCCAGGATTTGCAGCGTGGAACGGTAAAAATCCTCACAGACACCAACCTTGATGAGTCAGCTACTGTTGCGCCCAACGGCACCATGGTAATCTACGCCACCCGCCAGCAGGGCCGGGGAGTCTTGATGCTCGTGTCCATTAATGGACGCGTAAGGCTCCCGCTTCCTACCGCACAAGGCGAAGTCAGAGAACCGTCCTGGTCCCCTTACCTGAACTGA
- the tolA gene encoding cell envelope integrity protein TolA, with translation MHQQREPSASESFFWPSVWAIALHVLVFGMLFVSFAMTPDLPPAKPIVQATLYQLKSKSQATTQTNQKIAGEAQKSAARQTEVEQMEQKKVEQEAVKAAAEQKKEEAAQKAEESKKADEAKKADEAKKADEAKKADKAAEAKKAEEKQLADIAKKKSEEEAKKAAEEEAKKKAAEDAKKKIVEDAKKKAAEDAKKKAEADEAKKKIADDAKKKAAADATKKKAQEAARKSAEEKKAQALADLLSDTPQRQQALADERGDEVAGSFDDLIRARAAEGWTRPPSARKGMTVVLQIGMLPDGTVTSVSVAKSSGDGSFDSSAVAAVKNIGRLTEMQGMKPSDFAPYRSFKMTFTPEDLAL, from the coding sequence ATGCACCAACAGCGAGAGCCGTCCGCCTCGGAAAGCTTCTTCTGGCCTAGCGTCTGGGCAATTGCCCTGCACGTCCTGGTGTTTGGCATGCTGTTCGTCAGCTTTGCCATGACCCCGGACCTGCCGCCAGCCAAGCCGATCGTGCAGGCGACCCTGTATCAGCTGAAATCGAAAAGTCAGGCCACTACCCAGACCAATCAGAAGATTGCGGGTGAGGCCCAGAAGTCGGCTGCGCGCCAGACCGAAGTCGAGCAGATGGAACAGAAGAAGGTCGAGCAGGAAGCGGTGAAGGCTGCTGCGGAACAAAAGAAAGAAGAGGCGGCTCAAAAGGCCGAGGAATCGAAAAAGGCTGACGAAGCCAAGAAAGCTGACGAGGCGAAAAAGGCTGATGAAGCCAAGAAAGCCGACAAAGCTGCCGAAGCTAAAAAGGCTGAAGAGAAACAACTGGCTGATATAGCCAAGAAGAAGTCTGAAGAAGAAGCCAAAAAAGCGGCCGAAGAAGAGGCCAAGAAAAAGGCCGCTGAAGACGCCAAGAAAAAGATAGTCGAAGACGCGAAGAAGAAAGCCGCCGAAGACGCCAAGAAAAAAGCTGAAGCAGACGAGGCGAAGAAAAAGATCGCCGACGACGCGAAGAAGAAAGCTGCCGCCGACGCCACCAAGAAAAAGGCCCAGGAAGCAGCACGTAAATCCGCCGAAGAGAAAAAGGCCCAGGCCTTGGCAGATTTGCTTTCCGACACGCCGCAGCGTCAGCAAGCCTTGGCCGATGAACGTGGTGATGAAGTCGCGGGCAGTTTCGACGACCTGATTCGGGCACGGGCAGCGGAAGGCTGGACACGTCCACCTTCGGCACGCAAAGGTATGACAGTAGTGCTGCAGATCGGCATGTTGCCGGACGGTACGGTGACTTCGGTCAGCGTGGCCAAGTCCAGTGGTGACGGTTCGTTCGACAGTTCGGCGGTTGCCGCGGTCAAGAACATTGGCCGGTTGACCGAGATGCAGGGAATGAAACCAAGCGACTTCGCTCCCTATCGTTCATTCAAGATGACATTCACACCTGAGGATCTAGCCTTGTGA
- the tolR gene encoding protein TolR, protein MARARKKRKPVAEMNVVPYIDVMLVLLVIFMVTAPMLNQGVKVDLPKVSSEALPQDNNTQVLTISIKADKTYYWNLGSEVDTQKQQDKAMTLPQMTDAVTKIIRSGNEGGKHTQVFIRGDKVVDYGSVMGAMGGLQKAGVGNVGLITEAP, encoded by the coding sequence ATCGCTCGAGCTCGCAAAAAGCGCAAGCCGGTCGCCGAGATGAACGTAGTGCCCTACATCGACGTGATGTTGGTGCTGCTGGTCATCTTCATGGTGACCGCGCCGATGCTCAATCAGGGCGTGAAGGTTGATCTGCCCAAGGTTTCCAGCGAAGCCTTGCCGCAAGACAACAACACTCAGGTCCTGACCATTTCGATCAAGGCTGACAAGACCTATTACTGGAACCTTGGCAGCGAAGTCGACACTCAGAAACAGCAGGACAAGGCCATGACCTTGCCGCAGATGACCGACGCCGTGACCAAGATCATCCGGTCCGGCAACGAAGGCGGCAAGCACACGCAAGTGTTCATTCGCGGCGACAAAGTGGTCGACTATGGCTCCGTCATGGGTGCCATGGGTGGGCTGCAGAAGGCCGGCGTCGGTAACGTTGGCTTGATTACCGAGGCGCCCTGA
- the tolQ gene encoding protein TolQ, translated as MEPTVVDHSSMWSLVSNASVVVQLVMLILVAASVTSWVMIFQRSNLLRAGRRALESFEERFWSGIDLSKLYRQAGSNPDPDSGVEQIFRAGFKEFSRLRQQPGVDPEAVMEGVARAMRVAISREEEKLEQSLPFLATVGSVSPYIGLFGTVWGIMNSFRGLAQAQQATLATVAPGIAEALVATAIGLFAAIPAVIAYNRFAARGETLISRYYTFADEFQAILHRKVHTSEE; from the coding sequence GTGGAACCTACCGTCGTCGACCATTCCTCCATGTGGAGCCTGGTCAGCAATGCCAGTGTTGTGGTTCAACTGGTAATGCTGATCCTGGTAGCCGCATCGGTTACCTCTTGGGTCATGATTTTTCAGCGCAGCAACTTGCTGCGTGCCGGTCGACGTGCCCTGGAGAGCTTCGAAGAGCGCTTCTGGTCGGGTATCGACCTGTCCAAGCTGTACCGTCAGGCGGGCAGCAACCCGGACCCGGATTCGGGCGTCGAGCAGATCTTCCGCGCCGGCTTCAAGGAATTCTCGCGCCTGCGCCAGCAGCCGGGCGTCGACCCTGAAGCGGTCATGGAAGGTGTGGCCCGTGCCATGCGCGTCGCGATTTCACGCGAAGAAGAGAAACTGGAGCAGAGCCTGCCGTTCCTCGCTACCGTCGGCTCCGTCAGCCCGTACATCGGTCTGTTCGGCACCGTCTGGGGGATCATGAACTCCTTCCGTGGCCTGGCTCAGGCCCAGCAAGCGACCCTGGCCACTGTGGCCCCGGGTATCGCCGAAGCCCTGGTCGCTACCGCGATCGGCCTGTTCGCTGCTATCCCAGCAGTAATCGCTTACAACCGTTTTGCCGCACGCGGCGAAACCTTGATCAGCCGTTACTACACCTTCGCCGACGAGTTCCAGGCGATCCTGCACCGTAAAGTGCACACCAGCGAAGAATAA
- the ybgC gene encoding tol-pal system-associated acyl-CoA thioesterase yields MRAQNGDQSFVHRCRVYYEDTDAGGIVYYVNYLKFMERARTERLRELGFAQSTLAGEDLLFVVHSSEARYHAPARLDDELLVSAQVIELNRVSLRFKQQVRRATDATLLCEGQFLVACVRTNSLKPRAIPEALRAAFAGVSGAGKQSKQEI; encoded by the coding sequence ATGCGCGCGCAAAACGGGGATCAGTCGTTCGTACATCGCTGTCGCGTTTATTACGAGGACACCGATGCTGGCGGCATCGTGTATTACGTCAACTACCTCAAGTTCATGGAGCGGGCTCGAACCGAGCGGCTACGGGAGTTGGGCTTTGCCCAATCCACGCTTGCGGGGGAAGACCTGTTGTTTGTCGTGCATTCCAGCGAGGCGCGTTACCACGCACCGGCGCGGCTGGACGATGAACTGCTGGTCAGCGCGCAAGTAATCGAATTGAACCGTGTCAGCCTGCGCTTTAAACAGCAAGTCAGGCGGGCAACGGATGCAACGCTGCTCTGTGAGGGGCAGTTCCTGGTGGCCTGTGTGCGCACCAATAGTTTGAAACCCCGGGCCATTCCCGAAGCTCTACGTGCGGCCTTTGCCGGCGTAAGCGGCGCGGGTAAACAATCAAAGCAGGAGATTTAG
- the ruvB gene encoding Holliday junction branch migration DNA helicase RuvB, with translation MIEADRLIAATGPRDREEVQDRAIRPLSLADYIGQPTVREQMELFIQAARGRSESLDHTLIFGPPGLGKTTLAMIIAHEMGVSIKSTSGPVLERPGDLAALLTNLEPHDVLFIDEIHRLSPIVEEVLYPAMEDFQLDIMIGEGPAARSIKLDLPPFTLVGATTRAGMLTNPLRDRFGIVQRLEFYSTADLATIVSRSASILGLPLDPEGAFEIARRARGTPRIANRLLRRVRDFAEVRAKGHITKAVADLALNLLDVDEHGFDHQDRRLLLTMIEKFDGGPVGVDSLAAAISEERHTIEDVLEPYLIQQGYIMRTPRGRVVTRHAYLHFGLNIPSRLGEMPVVDEFLDAVDD, from the coding sequence GTGATTGAAGCTGATCGTCTGATCGCGGCCACCGGCCCGCGCGACCGTGAAGAGGTCCAGGACCGCGCCATCCGCCCCCTGAGCCTGGCCGACTACATTGGCCAGCCCACCGTGCGCGAGCAGATGGAGTTGTTCATCCAGGCCGCGCGCGGGCGCAGTGAGTCCCTCGACCACACGTTGATCTTCGGTCCGCCGGGGCTGGGTAAAACCACGCTGGCCATGATTATCGCCCATGAAATGGGCGTGTCGATCAAGTCCACCTCCGGCCCGGTGCTGGAGCGTCCGGGTGACCTGGCGGCGTTGCTGACCAATCTTGAACCCCACGACGTGCTGTTTATCGACGAGATCCACCGGCTGTCGCCGATCGTCGAAGAAGTGCTGTACCCGGCCATGGAAGACTTCCAGCTCGACATCATGATCGGCGAGGGCCCGGCGGCCCGCTCGATCAAGCTCGACCTGCCGCCTTTCACATTGGTCGGCGCAACCACCCGCGCGGGCATGCTGACCAACCCGCTACGAGACCGTTTCGGCATTGTGCAACGTCTAGAGTTCTATAGCACCGCTGACCTGGCGACCATCGTCAGCCGGTCTGCGAGCATTCTCGGCTTGCCCCTGGACCCGGAAGGCGCCTTTGAAATCGCCCGCCGGGCCCGTGGCACGCCACGGATCGCCAACCGTTTGTTGCGTCGCGTACGCGATTTTGCCGAGGTGCGGGCCAAGGGGCATATCACCAAGGCCGTGGCCGACCTGGCCTTGAACCTGTTGGATGTGGACGAGCATGGCTTCGATCATCAGGATCGACGTCTACTCTTGACCATGATCGAGAAGTTCGACGGTGGCCCGGTGGGCGTGGACAGCCTGGCAGCCGCCATCAGTGAAGAGCGCCATACCATTGAGGATGTGCTGGAGCCGTACCTGATCCAGCAGGGCTACATCATGCGCACGCCACGGGGGCGAGTGGTCACGCGCCACGCCTATTTGCACTTTGGGTTAAACATTCCGTCACGATTGGGCGAGATGCCTGTAGTAGACGAATTCCTCGATGCAGTGGACGATTAA
- the ruvA gene encoding Holliday junction branch migration protein RuvA, with translation MIGRLRGTLAEKQPPHLILDVNGLGYELEVPMTTLYRLPSIGEPITLHTHLVVREDAQLLYGFIGKRDRDFFRELIRLNGVGPKLALALMSSLEVDELVRAVSAQDTSALTKVPGVGKKTAERLLVELKDRFKAWEVVPSMFALVPNQPDMPVGQVASAESDAVSALISLGYKPQEASKAVSAIKDKNLSSEDMIRRALKGMI, from the coding sequence GTGATTGGACGCTTGCGCGGCACCCTGGCTGAAAAACAGCCGCCGCACCTGATTCTGGATGTAAATGGGTTGGGGTATGAGCTGGAAGTGCCCATGACCACCCTCTATCGCCTGCCGTCGATCGGCGAGCCAATAACGCTGCACACACATCTGGTGGTGCGCGAAGATGCGCAATTGCTCTATGGTTTCATAGGCAAGCGCGACCGCGACTTCTTCCGCGAACTGATTCGCCTCAATGGCGTGGGGCCCAAGCTTGCGCTGGCGTTGATGTCGAGCCTGGAAGTGGATGAATTGGTACGCGCTGTTTCGGCCCAGGACACCTCTGCGCTGACCAAGGTGCCGGGTGTCGGCAAGAAAACCGCGGAGCGCCTGCTGGTGGAACTCAAGGATCGCTTCAAGGCCTGGGAAGTCGTACCGAGCATGTTTGCCCTGGTGCCGAACCAGCCGGATATGCCGGTGGGGCAGGTTGCCAGTGCCGAAAGCGATGCCGTCAGCGCGTTGATCTCCTTGGGCTACAAGCCGCAGGAGGCCAGCAAAGCGGTGTCGGCCATCAAGGACAAGAACCTGAGCAGCGAAGACATGATCCGCCGAGCCCTGAAGGGAATGATTTAA
- the ruvC gene encoding crossover junction endodeoxyribonuclease RuvC has product MTLILGIDPGSRITGFGVVQHTPRGCVYVASGCIRTGAGELAERLQIVYRGVREVIQTYGPVTMGIEKVFMAKNADSALKLGQARGAAIVAGAEEGMEIAEYTATQVKQAVVGTGAANKEQVQMMVMHMLKLTSKPQIDASDALAIAICHAHTRSSLLPHGLGTARSRGGRLRL; this is encoded by the coding sequence ATGACTTTAATCCTAGGTATCGACCCCGGTTCGCGCATTACCGGTTTTGGCGTGGTGCAACACACCCCGCGTGGCTGCGTCTACGTCGCCTCGGGCTGCATCCGCACTGGCGCGGGCGAGTTGGCCGAGCGCCTGCAGATCGTCTATCGCGGCGTGCGTGAAGTGATCCAGACCTACGGGCCGGTCACCATGGGCATCGAAAAAGTCTTCATGGCCAAAAACGCCGACTCCGCCCTGAAACTCGGCCAGGCCCGTGGCGCCGCGATCGTCGCCGGTGCGGAAGAGGGCATGGAAATCGCCGAATACACGGCGACCCAGGTCAAGCAGGCCGTGGTGGGCACCGGTGCGGCAAACAAGGAGCAGGTGCAGATGATGGTCATGCACATGCTCAAGCTCACCTCAAAACCGCAAATCGACGCCTCCGACGCCCTGGCCATTGCCATTTGCCATGCCCACACCCGCTCCAGCCTGTTGCCGCATGGCCTGGGCACGGCACGCAGTCGTGGCGGGCGGCTGCGTCTCTGA
- a CDS encoding YebC/PmpR family DNA-binding transcriptional regulator: MAGHSKWANIKHRKERQDAKKGKIFTKWIRELTVAARQGGGDPGSNPRLRLALDKALGANMSRDIIDRAVARGAGAADTDDMVELSYEGYGPGGVAVMVECMTDNRNRTAAAVRHAFSKCGGNLGTDGSVAYLFERKGQISFAPGVDEDALIEAAMEADADDVVTNEDGSIDVFTSFAGFYTVRNALEAAGFKGTDAEIVMLPTTSAELDLDGAQKVLKMLDMLEDLDDVQNVYSNADIPEEVAAQLV; encoded by the coding sequence ATGGCTGGCCATTCCAAGTGGGCGAACATCAAGCACCGCAAAGAGCGTCAGGATGCCAAGAAAGGCAAGATCTTCACCAAGTGGATTCGCGAGCTGACCGTCGCTGCTCGCCAGGGTGGCGGTGACCCGGGCTCCAACCCGCGTCTGCGCCTGGCGCTGGACAAGGCGTTGGGCGCCAACATGAGCCGCGACATTATTGATCGCGCCGTGGCGCGTGGTGCCGGTGCAGCTGACACCGACGACATGGTCGAGCTGAGCTATGAAGGCTATGGCCCGGGTGGCGTGGCGGTGATGGTCGAGTGCATGACCGACAACCGCAACCGTACGGCGGCAGCCGTGCGCCATGCGTTCAGCAAATGTGGCGGCAACCTCGGCACCGACGGTTCGGTGGCCTACCTGTTCGAACGCAAGGGGCAGATCTCCTTCGCACCGGGCGTGGATGAAGACGCACTGATCGAAGCCGCCATGGAAGCGGACGCCGACGACGTAGTCACCAACGAAGACGGCTCCATCGACGTATTCACCTCGTTTGCCGGGTTCTATACCGTGCGTAACGCGTTGGAAGCGGCCGGTTTCAAAGGCACTGACGCGGAAATCGTGATGCTGCCGACCACCAGCGCCGAGCTGGACCTGGACGGCGCGCAGAAAGTGCTGAAGATGCTCGATATGCTCGAAGACCTGGACGATGTGCAGAACGTTTATTCCAATGCCGACATTCCAGAAGAAGTCGCAGCACAGCTAGTCTGA